In a genomic window of Virgibacillus sp. SK37:
- a CDS encoding ParB/RepB/Spo0J family partition protein — MAKGLGKGINAFFPDIEEKEDDIIQEIAITECRPNPYQPRKTFHADAIEELKDSILEYGIIQPLIVRKSIKGYEIVVGERRFRAAKEAGLEKVPVVIKELTDDKMMELALLENLQREDLTPIEEAQAYANLMTELKVTQEELAKKLGKSRSHIANIVRLLSLPEQVIAYINNGELSMGHGRALLGLKEKDRIIPFVNKIRHEKLNVRQVEQLINQLNERPVRKKEKPKKDIFLQERESILRERFGTSVNIHRGKRKGKIEIEFYNDEDLERIIETLEK; from the coding sequence ATGGCGAAAGGGTTAGGTAAAGGAATAAATGCTTTCTTTCCAGATATAGAGGAAAAAGAGGATGACATCATTCAAGAAATCGCAATTACCGAATGCAGACCGAATCCATATCAACCAAGAAAGACATTTCATGCAGATGCAATTGAGGAGTTAAAGGATTCCATTCTTGAATATGGGATCATTCAGCCTCTTATTGTCAGAAAGAGTATTAAGGGCTACGAAATTGTAGTTGGCGAAAGACGTTTTCGAGCAGCGAAGGAAGCTGGACTTGAAAAGGTTCCTGTTGTTATCAAGGAATTAACCGATGATAAAATGATGGAGCTGGCGTTGCTTGAAAATCTACAGCGTGAGGATCTAACACCAATTGAAGAAGCACAAGCATATGCTAATTTAATGACAGAATTGAAGGTTACGCAGGAAGAATTGGCAAAAAAGTTAGGGAAGAGTCGTTCCCACATTGCGAACATCGTACGCCTTCTTTCCTTGCCAGAGCAGGTAATCGCATATATTAATAATGGTGAATTATCGATGGGACATGGCAGAGCTTTATTAGGGTTGAAGGAAAAGGATAGAATAATTCCTTTTGTAAATAAAATCCGCCATGAAAAACTGAATGTGCGACAGGTTGAACAACTGATTAATCAGTTAAATGAAAGACCTGTAAGGAAAAAGGAAAAACCGAAAAAGGATATATTTTTACAGGAAAGAGAGTCGATCCTTAGAGAGAGGTTTGGTACTTCTGTAAATATTCATCGGGGTAAAAGAAAAGGGAAAATTGAGATTGAATTTTACAATGATGAAGACCTGGAACGTATTATTGAAACACTTGAAAAGTAA
- a CDS encoding ParA family protein gives MGKIMSIANQKGGVGKTTSSVNLSACLAHLGNKVLLVDTDPQGNATSGVGVNKADVKHCIYNVLVEDMPAEEVCIPTSVNNLDIIPATIQLAGAEIELVPTISREIRLKKSLEELKETYDYIIIDCPPSLGLLTLNALTSSDTVLIPVQCEYYALEGLSQLLNTIRLVQKHLNKQLMIEGVLLTMLDARTNLGIQVIEEVKKYFQDKVYNSIIPRNVRLGEAPSHGQPIITYDPKSRGAEVYLELAKEVMANGERVR, from the coding sequence ATGGGAAAAATAATGTCCATCGCAAATCAAAAAGGTGGCGTAGGGAAAACAACTTCATCTGTGAACTTGAGTGCATGCCTTGCACATTTGGGCAATAAAGTACTGCTTGTAGATACAGATCCCCAAGGAAATGCAACTAGTGGGGTAGGAGTTAATAAAGCAGATGTAAAACATTGTATTTATAATGTGCTTGTAGAAGATATGCCAGCAGAAGAAGTATGTATCCCGACAAGTGTAAACAACTTAGATATTATTCCGGCAACCATTCAACTTGCAGGTGCGGAAATTGAACTTGTGCCTACAATTTCAAGGGAAATTCGCTTGAAAAAATCATTAGAAGAACTGAAAGAGACGTATGATTATATTATTATAGATTGTCCACCATCTTTAGGGTTACTAACCTTGAACGCTTTGACTTCATCTGACACAGTGTTAATTCCAGTGCAATGTGAATATTATGCGTTGGAAGGGTTAAGTCAGCTTCTAAACACAATCCGTTTAGTACAAAAACACCTCAACAAACAATTGATGATTGAGGGTGTATTATTAACAATGTTAGATGCCAGAACAAATCTTGGTATACAGGTAATAGAAGAGGTAAAGAAATATTTTCAGGATAAAGTGTATAATTCCATCATACCTAGAAATGTAAGGTTAGGCGAAGCACCCAGCCATGGACAACCAATTATCACATATGATCCTAAATCAAGGGGAGCAGAAGTATATTTGGAGTTAGCAAAGGAAGTGATGGCCAATGGCGAAAGGGTTAGGTAA